One Streptomyces sp. NBC_00102 DNA segment encodes these proteins:
- the ureG gene encoding urease accessory protein UreG: MHLDHSHDGPAAVGADAARPDGSRRALRIGLGGPVGSGKTATVAALCRTLRAEFSIAVVTNDIYTREDAEFLLRNAVLPPERIQAVETGACPHTAIRDDISANLEAVEDLEDSVGPLDLILVESGGDNLTATFSKGLVDAQVFVIDVAGGDDIPRKGGPGVTTADLLVVNKTDLAPYVGSDLGRMAEDAAKQRGDLPVVFTSLTSGDGVAPVAGWVRSQLAAWSS, from the coding sequence ATGCATCTCGACCACTCGCACGACGGGCCCGCCGCGGTCGGCGCGGACGCCGCACGGCCCGACGGCAGCCGCCGCGCCCTGCGCATCGGACTGGGCGGACCGGTCGGCTCCGGCAAGACCGCCACCGTCGCGGCCCTCTGCCGGACCCTGCGCGCCGAGTTCTCCATCGCCGTGGTCACCAACGACATCTACACCCGCGAGGACGCGGAGTTCCTGCTCCGCAACGCGGTACTCCCGCCCGAGCGCATCCAGGCGGTCGAGACCGGCGCCTGCCCGCACACCGCCATCCGCGACGACATCTCCGCCAACCTCGAAGCCGTCGAGGACCTGGAGGACAGCGTCGGCCCGCTCGACCTCATCCTGGTCGAATCGGGCGGCGACAACCTCACCGCCACCTTCTCCAAGGGGCTGGTGGACGCCCAGGTGTTCGTCATCGACGTGGCCGGCGGCGACGACATCCCGCGCAAGGGCGGCCCCGGCGTCACCACCGCCGACCTGCTCGTCGTCAACAAGACCGACCTCGCCCCGTACGTCGGCTCCGACCTGGGCCGGATGGCCGAGGACGCCGCCAAGCAGCGCGGTGATCTGCCCGTCGTCTTCACCTCGCTGACCTCCGGCGACGGAGTCGCGCCGGTCGCCGGATGGGTACGGTCGCAGCTCGCCGCCTGGTCCTCGTGA
- a CDS encoding urease accessory protein UreF, producing the protein MSRAALLVLADGRFPAGGHAHSGGAEPAVTAGRVRDAGDLAEFCRGRLHTTGLTAAALAAAAALGHDPLALDEAADARTPSPALRATARKLGRQLMRAARSTWPSPALDALAAARPRGAHQPVVLGLTAASAGLTPEDAAYCAAYEAVGGPSTAVVRLLSLDPFEATAVLARLAPELDRVAERAAAAARQGIDALPAASAPLLDIAAETHATWPVRLFAS; encoded by the coding sequence ATGTCACGCGCAGCCCTGCTCGTCCTCGCCGACGGCCGGTTCCCCGCCGGAGGCCACGCCCACTCCGGCGGAGCCGAACCGGCCGTCACGGCGGGACGCGTCCGCGACGCCGGCGACCTCGCCGAATTCTGCCGGGGCCGTCTGCACACCACCGGGCTCACCGCCGCCGCGCTCGCCGCGGCGGCGGCCCTGGGCCACGACCCGCTCGCGCTCGACGAGGCCGCGGACGCCCGCACGCCCTCACCCGCTCTGCGGGCCACCGCCCGCAAGCTCGGACGCCAGCTCATGCGGGCCGCCAGGTCCACCTGGCCGAGTCCCGCCCTGGACGCCCTCGCGGCGGCCCGGCCGCGCGGCGCCCACCAGCCCGTCGTCCTCGGACTCACCGCGGCCTCAGCCGGCTTGACCCCCGAGGACGCCGCGTACTGCGCCGCGTACGAGGCGGTCGGCGGGCCCTCCACCGCCGTCGTCCGGCTCCTGTCGCTCGACCCCTTCGAGGCCACCGCCGTCCTCGCCCGCCTCGCCCCCGAACTCGACCGCGTCGCCGAAAGGGCAGCCGCCGCGGCCCGCCAGGGCATCGACGCCCTCCCCGCCGCCTCGGCCCCGCTGCTCGACATCGCCGCAGAGACCCACGCCACCTGGCCGGTCCGCCTCTTCGCCTCATGA
- a CDS encoding urease subunit alpha has protein sequence MADLERAVYADLFGPTTGDRIRLADTSLLVEIEEDRSGGPGRAGDEAVFGGGKVIRESMGQARTTRAEGAPDTVITGVVVVDHWGIVKADVGIRDGRITGIGKAGNPDTMDGVHPDLVIGPETEIIAGNGKILTAGAIDAHVHFISPTLVDQALSSGITTLVGGGTGPAEGTKATTVTPGSWHLARMFASLEAYPVNIGLLGKGNTMSHEAMRAQLRGGALGFKIHEDWGATPAVIDACLRVCEESGAQLAIHTDTLNEAGFVADTLAAIAGRTIHAYHTEGAGGGHAPDIITVVSEPYVLPSSTNPTRPHTVNTIEEHLDMLMVCHHLNPAVPEDLAFAESRIRPSTIAAEDILHDLGAISIISSDSQAMGRIGEVVLRTWQTAHVMKNRRGALPGDGAADNHRVRRYVAKYTINPAVAQGLDREIGSVETGKLADLVLWDPAFFGVKPQLVIKGGQIAYAQMGDANASIPTPQPVLPRPMFGAVGRAPAANSFNFVSTAAIEDGLPERLGLGKRFVPITSTRGVTKADMRENDALPRVQVDPDSFAVTIDGDLVEPAPAAELPMAQRYFLF, from the coding sequence ATGGCTGATCTCGAACGTGCCGTGTACGCCGACCTGTTCGGCCCCACCACCGGCGACCGCATCCGGCTCGCCGACACCTCCCTGCTCGTGGAGATCGAGGAGGACCGCTCGGGCGGCCCGGGACGGGCCGGGGACGAGGCGGTGTTCGGCGGTGGCAAGGTGATCCGGGAGTCCATGGGGCAGGCCCGCACCACCCGCGCCGAGGGGGCTCCCGACACGGTGATCACCGGTGTGGTCGTCGTCGACCACTGGGGGATCGTCAAGGCGGACGTCGGCATCCGTGACGGACGGATCACCGGCATCGGCAAGGCCGGCAACCCCGACACCATGGACGGGGTCCATCCCGACCTCGTCATCGGCCCCGAGACGGAGATCATCGCCGGGAACGGCAAGATCCTCACCGCGGGCGCCATCGACGCGCACGTCCACTTCATCTCGCCGACCCTGGTGGACCAGGCACTGTCCTCCGGGATCACCACCCTCGTCGGCGGCGGAACCGGGCCCGCCGAGGGCACCAAGGCGACCACCGTCACCCCGGGCTCCTGGCACCTCGCCCGGATGTTCGCGTCACTGGAGGCGTACCCCGTCAACATCGGGCTCCTCGGCAAGGGCAACACCATGTCCCACGAGGCCATGCGGGCCCAACTGCGCGGCGGAGCGCTCGGGTTCAAGATCCATGAGGACTGGGGGGCGACCCCCGCCGTCATCGACGCCTGTCTGCGGGTCTGCGAGGAGAGCGGAGCCCAGCTCGCCATCCACACGGACACCCTCAACGAGGCCGGCTTCGTGGCGGACACCCTCGCCGCCATCGCGGGCCGCACCATCCACGCCTACCACACCGAGGGTGCCGGAGGCGGGCACGCGCCCGACATCATCACCGTCGTCTCGGAGCCGTACGTCCTGCCGAGCTCCACCAACCCGACCCGCCCGCACACCGTCAACACCATCGAGGAACACCTCGACATGCTGATGGTCTGTCACCACCTCAACCCCGCCGTCCCCGAGGACCTGGCGTTCGCCGAGTCCCGCATCCGGCCCTCCACCATCGCCGCCGAGGACATCCTGCACGACCTCGGCGCCATCTCGATCATCTCCTCCGACTCCCAGGCCATGGGGCGGATCGGCGAGGTCGTCCTGCGCACCTGGCAGACCGCGCACGTGATGAAGAACCGCCGGGGCGCACTCCCCGGCGACGGCGCGGCCGACAACCACCGGGTACGTCGCTATGTCGCCAAATACACGATCAACCCGGCGGTGGCGCAGGGACTCGACCGCGAGATCGGCTCCGTCGAGACCGGCAAGCTCGCCGACCTCGTCCTCTGGGACCCCGCCTTCTTCGGGGTGAAGCCCCAACTGGTCATCAAGGGCGGCCAGATCGCGTACGCGCAGATGGGCGATGCCAACGCGTCCATCCCCACCCCCCAACCGGTTCTGCCGCGCCCCATGTTCGGGGCCGTCGGCCGGGCTCCCGCCGCCAACTCCTTCAACTTCGTCTCCACCGCCGCGATCGAGGACGGCCTGCCCGAACGCCTCGGCCTCGGCAAGCGGTTCGTGCCGATCACCAGCACCCGGGGCGTCACCAAGGCCGACATGCGGGAGAACGACGCGCTGCCCCGCGTCCAGGTCGACCCGGACAGCTTCGCCGTGACGATCGACGGAGACCTCGTCGAACCCGCACCGGCCGCCGAACTGCCCATGGCCCAGCGCTACTTCCTCTTCTGA
- a CDS encoding urease subunit beta produces the protein MIPGEILYADGAVPINEGRPVTRLTVLNAADRPVQVGSHYHFAEANPGLDFDRPAAHGLRLNIAAGTAVRFEPGIPVDVELVPIAGARVVPGLRGETGGALDG, from the coding sequence GTGATTCCCGGAGAGATTCTGTACGCGGACGGGGCCGTGCCGATCAACGAGGGCCGTCCCGTCACCCGCCTCACCGTCCTCAACGCGGCCGACCGGCCCGTTCAGGTCGGCTCCCACTACCACTTCGCCGAGGCCAACCCCGGCCTCGACTTCGACCGTCCGGCCGCCCACGGCCTACGGCTGAACATCGCCGCGGGGACGGCCGTGCGCTTCGAGCCCGGCATCCCCGTGGACGTCGAACTCGTCCCGATCGCCGGCGCGCGCGTCGTCCCCGGCCTGCGCGGCGAAACCGGAGGTGCCCTCGATGGCTGA
- a CDS encoding urease subunit gamma, whose product MQLTPHEQERLLIHVAADVAERRRARGLRLNHPEAVALITSHILEGARDGRTVAELMASGRKVLTRADVMDGIPEMIHDVQVEATFPDGTKLVTVHDPIV is encoded by the coding sequence GTGCAACTCACCCCGCACGAGCAGGAACGCCTGCTCATCCATGTGGCCGCCGACGTCGCCGAGCGACGCCGGGCGCGCGGGCTCCGGCTCAACCACCCGGAGGCGGTCGCGCTGATCACCTCGCACATCCTGGAGGGTGCGCGCGACGGCCGGACCGTCGCCGAACTCATGGCGTCCGGACGCAAGGTGCTCACCCGTGCCGACGTCATGGACGGCATCCCGGAGATGATCCACGACGTGCAGGTGGAGGCCACCTTCCCGGACGGCACCAAGCTGGTCACCGTCCACGACCCGATCGTCTGA
- a CDS encoding C40 family peptidase: MTAQVHVPSLLTRAGTASVLTLALSSTMLAPGLVSDAEAAAQSTKALRVAASKKGAPYQWGATGPRRFDCSGLTLYSFKRVGKKLPRTAQQQYNKTRHITASQRRKGDLVFFHFGRNVYHVGIYAGNGKIWHSPKTGAVVRLERIWTKRVWYGRVR, encoded by the coding sequence ATGACTGCGCAGGTTCATGTCCCGTCTCTGCTCACCCGGGCCGGTACGGCCTCGGTCCTCACTCTGGCCCTGAGTTCGACCATGCTGGCCCCCGGCCTGGTGTCCGACGCCGAGGCCGCCGCCCAGTCGACGAAAGCGCTCCGGGTCGCCGCGTCCAAGAAGGGTGCTCCCTACCAGTGGGGTGCCACCGGCCCCCGCAGGTTCGACTGCTCCGGGCTGACGCTCTACTCGTTCAAGCGCGTGGGAAAGAAGCTGCCCCGCACGGCGCAGCAGCAGTACAACAAGACGCGCCACATCACCGCCTCGCAGCGCAGGAAGGGCGACCTGGTCTTCTTCCACTTCGGTCGCAACGTCTACCACGTGGGCATCTACGCCGGCAACGGGAAGATCTGGCACTCCCCCAAGACCGGTGCGGTGGTGCGGCTGGAGCGGATCTGGACGAAGCGGGTCTGGTACGGGCGGGTGCGCTGA
- a CDS encoding ATP-binding protein, whose protein sequence is MADHQEAHVTLPSDPVSVSAARRHVARVLAEWGMHDDTDDAGTIQLIVSELATNAVLHTLGQSPTFTVRLVLDRDEELRLEVTDSHPRWPRRLPAAVQQDNGRGLAIIRALAKECGGGFGVRPTGEGGKTVWVMLPWSVPVRG, encoded by the coding sequence ATGGCAGACCATCAGGAAGCACATGTCACCCTGCCGAGCGATCCGGTGTCGGTGTCCGCGGCCCGCAGACACGTGGCCCGCGTACTCGCGGAGTGGGGGATGCACGACGACACGGATGATGCCGGGACGATCCAGCTGATCGTCTCGGAACTCGCCACCAACGCGGTCCTGCACACACTCGGCCAGTCACCCACCTTCACGGTGCGGCTGGTGCTCGACCGCGACGAGGAACTGCGGCTGGAGGTGACCGACAGCCACCCCAGATGGCCCAGACGACTTCCCGCGGCCGTGCAGCAGGACAACGGACGCGGTCTGGCGATCATCCGGGCCCTGGCCAAGGAGTGCGGAGGAGGATTCGGTGTCAGACCGACCGGGGAAGGCGGCAAGACCGTGTGGGTCATGCTGCCCTGGTCGGTACCGGTCCGGGGCTGA
- a CDS encoding helix-turn-helix transcriptional regulator — protein sequence MGNGPVVRRRKLGEELRSLRHSSGLTSQQAAALLGWHQSKVSRIETGASGVSPADVGRLLDAYAVADPELRTLLSALAGSADGRDTGWWHAYRGVIPPQYRDFIALESQAETARTLETSVVPGLLQTADYARSVTESAMDGIPGDHLDALVEVRLARQSVLRCEDPLRLTAVLDEAVLRREVGGRRVMRTQLAHLAAMSELPHVRIQLVPFSAGGYVGLTGPFVIFSFPTTSALDVVVLDHLTRSHYLERKEDLEAYGSAFSTMRGRALSPERSRDLITAIGREERP from the coding sequence ATGGGCAACGGCCCCGTCGTGCGCCGTCGCAAACTCGGTGAGGAGTTGCGGAGTCTGCGTCACTCGTCGGGACTCACCAGCCAGCAGGCGGCAGCGCTGCTCGGCTGGCACCAGTCGAAGGTGAGCCGGATCGAGACGGGGGCGAGCGGCGTGTCCCCGGCCGATGTGGGCCGCCTGCTCGACGCGTACGCCGTCGCCGACCCCGAACTGCGCACGCTGCTCTCCGCGCTGGCCGGATCGGCGGACGGCCGCGACACGGGCTGGTGGCACGCCTACCGGGGCGTCATTCCGCCGCAGTACCGCGATTTCATCGCCCTGGAGTCGCAGGCCGAGACGGCCAGGACCCTGGAGACCTCGGTGGTTCCCGGGCTGCTCCAGACAGCGGACTACGCGCGGTCGGTCACCGAGTCCGCCATGGACGGGATACCGGGGGACCATCTCGACGCCCTGGTCGAAGTGCGGCTCGCCCGCCAGTCGGTACTGCGGTGCGAGGACCCGCTCCGGCTCACCGCCGTACTCGACGAAGCGGTGCTGCGGCGCGAGGTGGGCGGACGTCGCGTGATGCGGACCCAGCTGGCCCACTTGGCGGCCATGTCGGAACTCCCGCATGTACGCATCCAGTTGGTTCCGTTCAGCGCCGGGGGGTACGTCGGACTGACCGGACCGTTCGTCATTTTCTCTTTTCCGACAACCTCTGCACTGGATGTGGTCGTTCTTGACCACTTGACGCGTAGTCACTATCTGGAGCGGAAAGAAGATCTGGAAGCGTACGGTTCCGCATTCAGCACCATGCGGGGACGGGCGCTCTCTCCCGAGCGGTCGAGGGACCTCATCACGGCGATCGGCCGCGAGGAGCGGCCGTGA
- a CDS encoding DUF397 domain-containing protein, with the protein MPDRPAPPASPWHRSSRSTGMNNCVETAVRGPGLLHVRDSKDVDRAHLSFTAPAWSAFVAGLGGPGGDLS; encoded by the coding sequence ATGCCCGACCGCCCGGCACCGCCCGCCTCACCGTGGCACCGCAGCAGCCGCAGCACCGGTATGAACAACTGCGTGGAGACGGCCGTGCGCGGGCCGGGCCTGCTGCACGTACGCGACTCCAAGGACGTCGACCGGGCGCATCTGTCCTTCACCGCACCCGCCTGGAGCGCGTTCGTGGCCGGCCTCGGAGGCCCGGGAGGGGACCTGTCCTGA
- a CDS encoding 8-amino-7-oxononanoate synthase, protein MAFAPFDWTEEESGRRAAAGLVRTLRPRPATSEVLDLASNDYLGLTRHPEVTGSAAGAARKWGAGATGSRLVTGSTTLHEELERELAAFCGFEAALVFSSGYAANLAALTALSRADGIIVSDASNHASIVDGCRLARARTEVVAHADPEAVGKALEAHTGPALVVTDSVFSVDGDAAPLTALAAVCRSRGAGLVVDDAHGLGVLGDGGRGAPAACGLAGDEGLVATLTLSKSLGSQGGAVLGPARVIRHLVNTARTFIFDTGLAPAAAGAALASLTVLRREPERAARAREVAARMHDRLTAAGLHAARPDAAVVSVRAPSPESAVRWAADCREAGIAVGCFRPPSVPDGISRLRLTARADLTDALVDAALDTIVRTAPRGAA, encoded by the coding sequence ATGGCCTTCGCCCCGTTCGACTGGACAGAGGAGGAGTCCGGCCGCCGCGCCGCCGCCGGACTCGTCCGCACGCTGCGCCCACGACCCGCCACCAGCGAAGTGCTGGACCTCGCGAGCAACGACTACCTCGGGCTCACCCGGCACCCCGAGGTGACCGGGTCGGCGGCGGGAGCCGCGCGGAAGTGGGGCGCGGGCGCCACGGGGTCACGCCTGGTCACCGGCTCCACCACCCTCCACGAGGAACTCGAACGAGAACTGGCGGCATTCTGCGGTTTCGAGGCCGCCCTGGTGTTCTCCTCCGGCTACGCGGCGAACCTGGCCGCGCTCACCGCCCTGTCCCGCGCGGACGGCATCATCGTGTCCGACGCGTCCAACCACGCTTCGATCGTGGACGGTTGCAGGCTCGCGCGCGCGCGGACCGAGGTCGTGGCGCACGCGGACCCGGAGGCCGTCGGCAAGGCCCTGGAAGCCCACACCGGGCCGGCCCTGGTGGTCACCGACTCGGTCTTCTCCGTCGACGGCGACGCGGCCCCGCTCACCGCCCTCGCCGCGGTCTGCCGGAGCAGGGGCGCAGGGCTGGTCGTCGACGACGCGCACGGCCTCGGGGTACTCGGAGACGGCGGGCGGGGCGCCCCGGCCGCCTGCGGGCTGGCGGGGGACGAGGGGCTCGTGGCCACGCTCACCCTCTCCAAGTCCCTGGGCAGCCAGGGCGGCGCGGTCCTGGGACCCGCGCGGGTGATCCGTCATCTCGTCAACACGGCCCGGACGTTCATCTTCGACACGGGACTCGCACCCGCCGCCGCCGGTGCCGCGCTCGCGAGCCTCACGGTGCTGCGCAGGGAGCCGGAACGCGCCGCCCGGGCGCGCGAAGTGGCCGCCCGGATGCACGACCGGCTGACCGCTGCCGGACTGCACGCGGCACGCCCGGACGCCGCGGTGGTGTCGGTACGCGCCCCCTCGCCCGAGTCGGCGGTCCGCTGGGCGGCGGACTGCCGGGAGGCAGGGATCGCGGTGGGCTGCTTCCGCCCGCCGTCGGTCCCGGACGGCATCTCGCGTCTGCGGCTCACCGCCCGGGCCGACCTGACGGACGCCCTCGTCGACGCGGCCCTGGACACCATCGTCCGTACGGCTCCGAGGGGCGCCGCCTGA
- the bioB gene encoding biotin synthase BioB codes for MDLLSTLVDKGLRRELPTREEALAVLATSDDELLDVVAAAGRVRRQWFGRRVKLNYLVNLKSGLCPEDCSYCSQRLGSEAGILKYSWLKPDEASRAAAAGVAGGAKRVCLVASGRGPTDRDVDRVSRTIEAIKDQNEGVEVCACLGLLSDGQAERLRSAGADAYNHNLNTSEATYGSITTTHTYADRVETVRQAQGAGLSACSGLIAGMGESDEDLVDVVFALRQLDPDSVPVNFLIPFEGTPLAKEWNLTPQRCLRILAMVRFVCPDVEVRLAGGREVHLRSMQPLALHLVNSIFLGDYLTSEGQAGQADLDMIADAGFEVEGADTTTLPGHRAAVGAGAGAGAGCGGHDESAGCGDSGGCGGRTAAGGGRTDAGGGCGPCGGSTAGEASDDAPSKAQVAAAAARTDLVAVRRRGAGTDLAPNA; via the coding sequence ATGGACCTGTTGAGCACGCTGGTGGACAAGGGGTTGCGGCGCGAACTGCCGACCCGTGAAGAGGCGCTCGCCGTACTGGCGACCTCCGACGACGAACTGCTCGACGTGGTGGCCGCCGCGGGCAGAGTGCGCCGTCAGTGGTTCGGGCGCCGGGTGAAACTCAACTATCTGGTCAACCTCAAATCGGGGCTCTGCCCGGAGGACTGCTCCTACTGCTCGCAGCGGCTCGGCTCCGAGGCGGGCATCCTCAAGTACTCCTGGCTGAAGCCCGATGAGGCGTCACGCGCGGCGGCGGCCGGGGTGGCCGGGGGCGCCAAGCGCGTCTGCCTGGTGGCGAGCGGCCGGGGCCCCACCGACCGGGACGTGGACCGGGTCTCCCGGACCATCGAGGCGATCAAGGACCAGAACGAGGGCGTCGAGGTGTGCGCCTGCCTCGGACTGCTCTCCGACGGGCAGGCCGAGAGACTGCGTTCGGCGGGAGCCGACGCGTACAACCACAACCTCAACACCTCCGAGGCTACTTACGGCTCCATCACCACCACCCACACCTATGCCGACCGGGTGGAGACGGTGCGGCAGGCGCAGGGCGCGGGGCTGTCCGCCTGCTCGGGGCTGATCGCGGGCATGGGCGAGAGCGACGAGGACCTGGTCGACGTGGTCTTCGCCCTGCGTCAACTCGACCCCGACTCCGTGCCGGTGAATTTCCTGATCCCGTTCGAGGGCACTCCGCTCGCCAAGGAGTGGAACCTCACGCCCCAGCGGTGCCTGCGGATCCTGGCGATGGTCAGGTTCGTCTGCCCGGACGTGGAGGTGCGGCTCGCCGGGGGCCGCGAGGTGCACCTGCGGTCGATGCAGCCGCTCGCGCTGCACCTGGTCAATTCGATCTTCCTGGGCGACTACCTGACCAGTGAGGGGCAGGCGGGGCAGGCGGATCTCGACATGATCGCCGACGCCGGATTCGAGGTGGAGGGTGCGGACACCACGACACTGCCCGGCCACCGGGCGGCGGTCGGCGCGGGCGCCGGTGCCGGCGCGGGGTGTGGGGGGCACGACGAATCTGCGGGCTGCGGCGACTCGGGCGGTTGCGGCGGCAGGACGGCAGCGGGCGGCGGCAGGACGGATGCGGGCGGCGGTTGCGGCCCGTGCGGTGGGTCGACGGCCGGGGAGGCGTCGGACGACGCTCCGTCCAAGGCTCAGGTGGCTGCCGCGGCGGCGCGTACGGACCTGGTGGCCGTACGCCGGCGGGGCGCGGGGACGGATCTCGCCCCCAATGCCTGA
- a CDS encoding adenosylmethionine--8-amino-7-oxononanoate transaminase: protein MPGRQEPLIVESASGVRLRLAEPAYGQRELVDGMSSWWSAVHGYNHPVLNEAAHGQLGRMSHVMFGGLTHEPAVRLAARLVEITPGPLQHVFLADSGSVSVEVAVKMCLQYWRSAGRPAKQRLLTWRGGYHGDTWQPMSVCDPEGGMHELWSGVLPRQVFADAPPDGFDAEVDETYARHLRELIGRHAHELAAVIVEPVVQGAGGMRFHSPGYLRVLREACDAHDVLLVLDEIATGFGRTGRLFAAEHAGIAPDVMCVGKALTGGYLTMAATLCTTRVAEGISRGEVPVLAHGPTFMGNPLAAAVACASVDLLLGQDWQAEVARIGTGLRTGLAEAAGLAGVADVRVLGAIGVVQLDHEVDMEAATRAAVREGVWLRPFRDLVYTMPPYVTDDEDVARICRAVCAAAREG, encoded by the coding sequence ATGCCGGGGCGGCAGGAGCCGCTGATCGTGGAGTCGGCTTCCGGTGTCCGGCTGAGGCTGGCGGAACCCGCATACGGGCAGCGGGAGTTGGTGGACGGGATGTCCTCCTGGTGGTCCGCGGTGCACGGTTACAACCACCCGGTGCTGAACGAGGCGGCTCACGGACAGCTGGGGCGGATGAGCCATGTGATGTTCGGCGGGCTCACCCATGAGCCGGCCGTCCGGCTGGCCGCACGGCTGGTGGAGATCACCCCTGGCCCCCTCCAGCACGTCTTCCTCGCCGACTCGGGCTCCGTCTCCGTCGAGGTGGCGGTCAAAATGTGCCTGCAGTACTGGCGTTCGGCCGGGCGGCCCGCGAAACAGAGGCTGCTGACCTGGCGCGGCGGCTACCACGGCGACACCTGGCAGCCGATGTCGGTGTGCGATCCCGAGGGCGGGATGCACGAACTCTGGTCGGGGGTGCTCCCCCGGCAGGTCTTCGCCGACGCCCCGCCGGACGGCTTCGACGCGGAGGTCGACGAGACATACGCGCGGCATCTGCGCGAGCTGATCGGCCGTCATGCCCATGAGCTGGCCGCGGTGATCGTGGAGCCCGTCGTCCAGGGGGCGGGCGGCATGCGGTTCCACTCGCCCGGCTATCTGCGGGTGCTCAGGGAGGCTTGCGACGCACACGACGTACTGCTCGTCCTCGACGAGATCGCGACCGGATTCGGCCGCACGGGGCGGCTGTTCGCGGCCGAGCACGCCGGGATCGCCCCGGACGTCATGTGTGTCGGCAAGGCGCTGACCGGCGGCTACCTCACCATGGCGGCGACGCTGTGCACGACGAGGGTGGCCGAGGGGATTTCGCGCGGCGAGGTGCCCGTGCTCGCACACGGCCCGACCTTCATGGGCAACCCGCTCGCGGCGGCGGTCGCCTGTGCCTCGGTGGACCTGCTGCTCGGCCAGGACTGGCAGGCCGAGGTCGCACGGATCGGCACGGGGCTGCGGACCGGTCTGGCGGAAGCCGCCGGGCTGGCGGGGGTCGCGGACGTACGGGTCCTGGGCGCGATCGGGGTCGTACAGCTCGACCACGAGGTGGACATGGAGGCGGCGACCCGTGCGGCGGTGCGCGAGGGCGTGTGGCTGCGGCCGTTCCGGGACCTCGTGTACACGATGCCGCCGTACGTGACGGACGACGAGGACGTGGCGCGGATCTGCCGCGCCGTGTGCGCCGCGGCGCGGGAAGGATGA
- the bioD gene encoding dethiobiotin synthase, whose amino-acid sequence MTILVVSGTGTEIGKTIVTAAVAAASGGRVAVLKPAQTGVAPGEPGDAAEVARLAGGEVTTVELARYPEPLAPATAARRSGLAPLRPYEIADAAQKLATEHDLVLVEGAGGLLVRYDDEGATLADAARLLAAPVLLVAAAGLGTLNSTALTAEALRARGLTCPGVVIGSMPTAPDLATRCNVDDLPVAAGAPLVGVVPAGAGSLRPADFRSQAPTWLAPELGGVRGTG is encoded by the coding sequence ATGACCATTCTGGTGGTGTCCGGCACGGGCACCGAGATCGGCAAGACGATCGTGACGGCGGCCGTGGCGGCCGCTTCGGGCGGCCGGGTCGCGGTGCTCAAGCCCGCGCAGACGGGGGTCGCTCCGGGCGAGCCCGGTGACGCGGCCGAGGTGGCGCGGCTGGCGGGCGGCGAGGTGACGACGGTCGAACTGGCCCGCTACCCGGAGCCGTTGGCGCCCGCTACGGCCGCACGGCGCAGCGGGCTCGCACCCCTTCGCCCGTACGAGATCGCCGATGCCGCGCAGAAGCTGGCGACGGAGCACGATCTGGTGCTGGTCGAGGGCGCGGGCGGTCTGCTCGTACGGTACGACGACGAGGGGGCCACGCTGGCGGACGCGGCCCGGCTGCTGGCGGCGCCGGTGCTGCTGGTGGCGGCTGCCGGGCTCGGCACGCTGAACTCCACCGCCCTGACCGCGGAGGCGCTGCGGGCCAGGGGCCTCACGTGCCCTGGTGTGGTGATCGGCAGCATGCCCACCGCCCCGGATCTGGCCACCCGGTGCAACGTGGACGACCTCCCCGTCGCGGCGGGCGCCCCGCTGGTGGGCGTGGTGCCGGCCGGCGCCGGATCGCTGCGACCCGCCGACTTCCGCTCCCAGGCGCCGACTTGGCTCGCTCCGGAGCTGGGCGGGGTGCGCGGGACCGGCTGA
- a CDS encoding fic family toxin-antitoxin system, toxin component: MEHDESPESPSPGPESLRIDLSWLLMVAEHRTPGDPHVADWGALVAAVSRHEAEIFGSPVYTSPHARAASLLQLLLHVPALEHSNAMFASAVAYGYLVASGLRIQTSPDRVRDLARMVKEGKAGVRDIADELHDWCG; the protein is encoded by the coding sequence ATGGAACACGACGAGTCACCCGAATCACCGTCACCCGGACCCGAGAGCCTGCGCATCGATCTCTCCTGGCTGCTCATGGTGGCCGAGCACCGGACTCCGGGAGATCCGCACGTCGCGGACTGGGGCGCCCTCGTTGCCGCAGTCAGCCGGCACGAGGCGGAGATCTTCGGCAGCCCGGTCTACACCAGCCCCCACGCACGCGCGGCATCGCTGCTTCAACTTCTGTTGCATGTACCGGCATTGGAACACTCCAATGCGATGTTCGCCTCCGCCGTGGCCTACGGCTACCTGGTCGCGTCCGGGCTCCGCATCCAGACCTCCCCGGACCGTGTGCGCGACCTGGCCCGCATGGTGAAGGAGGGCAAGGCCGGCGTACGCGACATCGCCGACGAACTGCACGACTGGTGCGGCTGA